A stretch of the Marasmius oreades isolate 03SP1 chromosome 8, whole genome shotgun sequence genome encodes the following:
- a CDS encoding uncharacterized protein (MEROPS:MER0000551; BUSCO:EOG0926457R), with amino-acid sequence MPDMVSIGQPQQRQFNPYSENGGTILAIAGANFSVIAGDTRQSEGYNIQTRYAPKVFRLTDKAVLAVNGFAADGSMFVKKVKQRLEWYRHAHAKDMPLRAIARLIQTMLYSRRFFPYYVYNILGGIEEDGSGAVYSFDPVGSYERESCRAAGAAQSLVQPFLDNQIYFKNQRPPPGTSNPTHLPLHEVLSLVIDSFTSATERHIEVGDGLEIFVVLAKGSTTQGLENFANVQEMTQTREGERMFNIRRNLKRD; translated from the exons ATGCCCGACATGGTCTCAATAGGTCAACCTCAACAACGACAGTTCAACCCCTACAGCGAAAACGGAGGCACGATATTGGCCATTGCTGGAGCAAATTTCAGCGTTATTGCCGGCGACACCCGTCAAAGCGAAGGCTACAACATCCAGACGCGATACGCACCCAAAGTCTTCAGATT AACGGACAAAGCGGTTTTAGCTGTGAACGGATTTGCTGCCGATGGGAGTATGTTTGTGAAGAAGGTCAAACAAAGGCTGGAG TGGTACCGACATGCTCATGCAAAAGATATGCCTTTGCGAGCCATCGCACGACTAATTCAAACCATGCTGTACTCTCGAAGATTCTTCCCTTACTACGTCTACAACATTCTCGGCGGCATTGAGGAAGACG GTTCGGGCGCCGTGTACTCGTTTGACCCCGTGGGCTCATATGAACGTGAATCATGTCGTGCTGCCGGTGCGGCTCAATCACTTGTTCAACCATTCCTGGACAACCAA ATCTATTTCAAGAATCAGAGACCACCACCTGGAACTTCAAACCCAACTCACTTGCCTCTCCATGAGGTACTTTCGCTCGTGATCGATTCCTTCACGTCCGCAACGGAGAGACACATCGAG GTCGGTGATGGGTTGGAAATTTTTGTCGTGTTGGCGAAAGGAAGCACTACGCAAGGGTTGGAAAACTTTGCTAATGTTCAGGAGATGACACAGACGAGGGAGGGAGAGCGGATGTTCAATATCAGGAGAAATCTGAAGAGGGATTGA